A single region of the Lotus japonicus ecotype B-129 chromosome 4, LjGifu_v1.2 genome encodes:
- the LOC130713173 gene encoding uncharacterized protein LOC130713173 translates to MHPLQLIIKEPFSFSFATSHPSGIGEATSLVAGRVTPSHLGILAEPFSKEEVEQALFQMHPTKAPGADGLPALLYQKFWHVIGDEVAAFCLQILSGDVSPGRLITDNALIAYECFHYMKKRISGRNGIMALKLDMSKAYDRIEWSFLESVLLQMGFPVNWVRLIMNCVTSVSFSIMLNGNPQEKFFPQRGLRQGDPLSPYLFILCGEVFSAMIEKSMAASEISGIKISRHAPVISHLLFADDSVLFARATMEEAQCIKNILGAFERAYGQRINFDKSMLSVSRNVHDNRFNEIKQLLQVKAVGSYDRYLGLPTIVGKSKTQIFNFVKERVWKKLKGWKEKFLSRAGREVLIKSVVQAIPSYVMSCFILPDGLCADIDHMISRFYWGGDSTRRGLHWTKWENLCKSKVEGGLGFRDVKSFNMALVGKNWWRIYTRPESLVARIFKGAYFPRCSLRDAKKGYRPSYTWSSILKTSWVFERGGLWKIGDGSQVHIWNDNWVPGGAPLIYNQDLVDEFHLTHVSMLIDHALHRWRTDLIELVFNPSTAARIISIPLGVHGGPDEFHWPSTSNGHYTCKEGYKYMRNLLSMAEASSSTAVTLEAKFWNFFWSSRALPRCKETCWRAIQAKHVWFASQLAVRVASFSTFRELWLAFLELHDEEVLALVQSTVYAFWEARNHTIFQQWQFTVDNVLGRVRCLTEEVQVRDQMRAPSVALPAAWKTPTSGTIKCNFDASYHVNGSTGLGMVARNCNGEVMAAACSYPLSALSPLLAEAMSLRWTMQLAIDLGFRRICLETDCLQLYNCWKAQDNGRSYLSSIIREWFTLRGAFDVVTFSFVRRTGNAVADFLARNPETYANLVWVEEVPEAALSLVISDVTTRLPNGY, encoded by the exons ATGCATCCATTGCAACTAATTATAAAAGAACCTTTTAGTTTTAGTTTTGCAACCTCTCACCCTTCGGGGATTGGGGAGGCCACTTCTCTTGTTGCAGGTCGTGTTACTCCTTCTCACTTGGGAATCCTGGCAGAGCCTTTCTCGAAAGAGGAGGTGGAACAAGCACTTTTCCAGATGCATCCGACGAAGGCCCCAGGAGCGGATGGCCTTCCTGCGCTTCTCTATCAGAAATTTTGGCATGTGATTGGAGATGAGGTAGCTGCTTTCTGCTTGCAGATTCTGAGTGGAGATGTATCTCCAG GGCGTTTGATTACTGACAATGCGCTGATTGCATACGAATGTTTTCACTATATGAAAAAAAGAATCTCAGGCCGGAATGGCATTATGGCGCTAAAATTGGACATGTCCAAAGCGTATGACCGAATCGAATGGTCTTTCCTTGAATCGGTTTTACTTCAGATGGGTTTCCCTGTGAACTGGGTAAGACTCATCATGAATTGTGTCACATCTGTGTCTTTCTCTATTATGCTCAATGGTAATCCACAGGAAAAGTTTTTCCCTCAAAGAGGACTCAGACAAGGTGACCCATTGTCCCCGTATTTGTTTATACTTTGTGGTGAGGTTTTTTCAGCTATGATTGAGAAATCCATGGCTGCATCTGAAATTAGTGGAATAAAAATTAGTCGGCATGCGCCTGTGATATCTCACTTGCTTTTTGCAGATGACAGTGTTTTGTTTGCACGAGCAACTATGGAAGAGGCACAATGCATAAAGAACATTCTTGGCGCTTTTGAGCGTGCTTATGGACAACGGATTAATTTTGACAAATCAATGCTTTCTGTGAGCCGAAATGTGCATGATAATCGATTCAATGAAATTAAGCAGCTTTTGCAAGTAAAGGCGGTTGGAAGCTATGATCGATATTTGGGTTTACCGACCATCGTAGGTAAgtcaaaaactcaaattttcaattttgtcaAAGAACGAGTCTGGAAAAAGCTTAAAGGCTGGAAAGAGAAATTTCTTTCGAGGGCAGGACGGGAGGTTCTTATAAAATCGGTGGTTCAAGCCATACCTTCCTATGTTATGTCATGTTTTATTTTACCTGATGGTTTGTGTGCAGATATTGATCATATGATTTCGAGATTTTATTGGGGTGGTGATTCAACTCGCCGTGGTCTCCATTGGACAAAATGGGAGAATTTATGTAAGAGCAAGGTGGAAGGAGGCCTGGGGTTCAGAGACGTTAAGTCTTTTAACATGGCCCTAGTAGGGAAGAATTGGTGGCGTATCTACACCCGCCCTGAAAGCTTGGTGGCTCGGATTTTTAAAGGTGCCTACTTTCCTAGATGTTCATTGCGAGACGCAAAAAAAGGGTACCGTCCAAGCTATACATGGTCTAGTATTTTAAAAACAAGCTGGGTTTTTGAACGAGGGGGACTCTGGAAGATTGGTGATGGTTCACAGGTTCATATATGGAATGATAATTGGGTACCAGGGGGTGCACCCCTTATTTATAACCAGGATCTTGTTGATGAATTTCACTTAACACATGTATCTATGCTTATTGATCATGCTTTGCACAGGTGGAGGACAGATTTGATTGAGCTTGTCTTTAATCCTAGCACTGCAGCTCGTATAATATCAATCCCTTTAGGGGTGCATGGTGGCCCGGATGAGTTCCATTGGCCTAGCACTAGCAATGGTCATTACACGTGCAAGGAGGGATACAAGTACATGAGAAACCTTCTGTCCATGGCTGAAGCTTCATCTTCCACAGCTGTCACGTTAGAGGCCAagttctggaattttttctGGTCATCCCGAGCTCTCCCACGATGCAAAGAGACATGTTGGAGGGCTATCCAAG CGAAGCATGTTTGGTTTGCTTCTCAACTTGCTGTCCGTGTGGCATCTTTCTCAACTTTTCGTGAACTTTGGCTTGCGTTTTTGGAGCTGCATGATGAGGAGGTATTGGCCCTTGTACAGTCCACGGTATATGCTTTTTGGGAGGCCAGGAACCATACTATTTTCCAGCAGTGGCAGTTCACGGTGGATAATGTGCTCGGCCGAGTACGTTGCTTGACGGAGGAGGTTCAGGTGCGAGATCAGATGCGGGCACCATCGGTGGCCTTGCCTGCGGCGTGGAAGACGCCAACTTCAGGTACTATCAAGTGCAATTTTGATGCCTCCTATCATGTGAATGGTTCGACTGGATTGGGCATGGTGGCACGGAATTGTAATGGTGAGGTGATGGCTGCTGCATGCTCCTATCCCCTTTCAGCTCTTTCACCACTTCTGGCGGAGGCTATGAGCTTGAGATGGACAATGCAATTGGCTATTGACCTTGGTTTTCGGAGGATTTGTTTGGAGACAGATTGTTTACAGCTGTATAACTGCTGGAAAGCACAGGACAATGGGCGTTCTTATTTGAGCTCTATTATTAGGGAGTGGTTCACGCTCCGAGGTGCTTTTGATGTTGTtactttctcttttgttcgacGCACGGGTAATGCCGTTGCGGATTTTCTAGCTAGGAACCCTGAAACCTACGCTAATCTAGTTTGGGTGGAGGAGGTTCCGGAAGCTGCTTTATCTTTGGTTATTTCTGATGTAACAACTCGGTTGCCGAATGGCTATTAA
- the LOC130713817 gene encoding uncharacterized protein LOC130713817 isoform X2 — MENEFKYRAIDKRPQPQPPPLPPPQQSAYPHSAATYFSEGPLGGEGGYARMVPPTMSVREEIERAVEKERIRREIITEEMARARRRELEEEVRRELGIPMQRSLVPPPPPPQQRFLVVERVKLAIEDMPVMPPPQPRILDLAEIETAKLPDQYRERVNLRLNPKLNQVAIEDMPQPRFMDITEIKPANNHDEVIQLAKPNPGVYDAKRKAAEPAVNETQFGLMKKPKKAWRCELCGVSTTDERGLNMHLSGKKHKAKEAQRAEKIGLDAKPDIQTHHALVEGGMTQNNVDAVEGETIITTTSGLDAKPDIQTHLITATLGFDAKPDIQTHHALVVGGMTQNNVDAVEGETIISTTSGLDAKPDIQTHLITATLGLDAKPDIQTHHALVVGGMTQNNVDAVEGAKEEQAVQKSQSMGVSEIKEVSTKEAGKTNAFVGRKRKFWCDICGISTLSQGVMENHKRGRKHRRRMENTMSQNNGCAPHTSSADNFSCSEKVHLVAGSKEDTVDEGL, encoded by the exons ATGGAGAACGAGTTCAAGTATCGTGCTATTGACAAGAGGCCACAACCACAACCACCGCCGCTGCCACCGCCACAGCAATCGGCGTATCCTCATTCTGCCGCCACCTACTTCTCTGAGGGGCCATTGGGAG gggagGGTGGTTATGCGAGGATGGTTCCTCCGACGATGAGTGTGAGAGAGGAGATTGAGAGAGCGGTGGAGAAGGAGCGGATACGGCGGGAGATAATCACGGAGGAGATGGCGCGGGCTCGGCGGCGGGAGCTGGAGGAGGAGGTGAGGAGGGAGTTGGGGATTCCAATGCAGAGGAGTTTGgtgccgccgccgccgccgccgcaacAGAGGTTTTTGGTTGTTGAGAGAGTGAAACTTGCAATAGAAGACATGCCAGTgatgccaccaccacaacctcgAATTTTGGACCTTGCTGAAATCGAAACTGCTAAACTTCCAGATCAATATAGG GAGCGGGTGAATCTGCGTCTGAACCCAAAATTAAACCAGGTTGCCATTGAGGATATGCCTCAACCTCGTTTTATGGATATTACTGAAATCAAACCAGCAAATAACCATGATGAAGTGATCCAGCTG GCTAAGCCAAACCCTGGTGTTTATGATGCAAAACGAAAAGCAGCGGAACCCGCTGTTAATGAGACTCAATTTGGTTTGATGAAAAAGCCCAAGAAGGCGTGGAGATGCGAGCTATGTGGGGTCAGCACCACAGATGAGAGGGGTTTGAACATGCACCTTAGCGGTAAGAAGCACAAGGCCAAGGAAGCTCAGAGAGCTGAGAAGATTG GGTTGGATGCAAAACCAGATATCCAGACACATCATGCCTTGGTAGAGGGAGGCATGACTCAGAACAATGTTGATGCAGTGGAAGGTGAAACTATCATTACCACAACTTCAGGGTTGGATGCAAAACCAGATATCCAGACACATCTCATTACCGCAACTCTAGGGTTCGATGCAAAACCAGATATCCAGACACATCATGCCTTGGTAGTGGGAGGCATGACTCAGAACAATGTTGATGCAGTGGAAGGTGAAACTATCATTTCCACAACTTCAGGGTTGGATGCAAAACCAGACATCCAGACACATCTCATTACCGCAACTCTAGGGTTGGATGCAAAACCAGATATCCAGACACATCATGCCTTGGTAGTTGGAGGCATGACTCAGAACAATGTTGATGCAGTGGAAGGTGCAAAAGAGGAGCAAGCAGTTCAGAAAAGCCAGAGCATGGGTGTTTCTGAGATCAAAGAAGTATCAACTAAGGAAGCTGGGAAAACAAACGCATTTGTAGGGAGGAAGAGGAAGTTCTGGTGTGACATTTGTGGAATTAGTACTCTGTCTCAAGGTGTGATGGAAAACCACAAAAGAGGGCGAAAACATCGGAGAAGAATGGAGAATACGATGAGTCAAAACAATGGGTGTGCCCCTCACACATCATCTGCAGATAACTTTTCATGTTCTGAGAAAGTTCATCTAGTTGCTGGTTCAAAAGAAGATACAGTGGATGAAGGACTATGA
- the LOC130713817 gene encoding uncharacterized protein LOC130713817 isoform X1: protein MENEFKYRAIDKRPQPQPPPLPPPQQSAYPHSAATYFSEGPLGGEGGYARMVPPTMSVREEIERAVEKERIRREIITEEMARARRRELEEEVRRELGIPMQRSLVPPPPPPQQRFLVVERVKLAIEDMPVMPPPQPRILDLAEIETAKLPDQYRERVNLRLNPKLNQVAIEDMPQPRFMDITEIKPANNHDEVIQLAKPNPGVYDAKRKAAEPAVNETQFGLMKKPKKAWRCELCGVSTTDERGLNMHLSGKKHKAKEAQRAEKIGKSTSSSLSPMKSNMNVKSIETETIITTTSGLDAKPDIQTHHALVEGGMTQNNVDAVEGETIITTTSGLDAKPDIQTHLITATLGFDAKPDIQTHHALVVGGMTQNNVDAVEGETIISTTSGLDAKPDIQTHLITATLGLDAKPDIQTHHALVVGGMTQNNVDAVEGAKEEQAVQKSQSMGVSEIKEVSTKEAGKTNAFVGRKRKFWCDICGISTLSQGVMENHKRGRKHRRRMENTMSQNNGCAPHTSSADNFSCSEKVHLVAGSKEDTVDEGL, encoded by the exons ATGGAGAACGAGTTCAAGTATCGTGCTATTGACAAGAGGCCACAACCACAACCACCGCCGCTGCCACCGCCACAGCAATCGGCGTATCCTCATTCTGCCGCCACCTACTTCTCTGAGGGGCCATTGGGAG gggagGGTGGTTATGCGAGGATGGTTCCTCCGACGATGAGTGTGAGAGAGGAGATTGAGAGAGCGGTGGAGAAGGAGCGGATACGGCGGGAGATAATCACGGAGGAGATGGCGCGGGCTCGGCGGCGGGAGCTGGAGGAGGAGGTGAGGAGGGAGTTGGGGATTCCAATGCAGAGGAGTTTGgtgccgccgccgccgccgccgcaacAGAGGTTTTTGGTTGTTGAGAGAGTGAAACTTGCAATAGAAGACATGCCAGTgatgccaccaccacaacctcgAATTTTGGACCTTGCTGAAATCGAAACTGCTAAACTTCCAGATCAATATAGG GAGCGGGTGAATCTGCGTCTGAACCCAAAATTAAACCAGGTTGCCATTGAGGATATGCCTCAACCTCGTTTTATGGATATTACTGAAATCAAACCAGCAAATAACCATGATGAAGTGATCCAGCTG GCTAAGCCAAACCCTGGTGTTTATGATGCAAAACGAAAAGCAGCGGAACCCGCTGTTAATGAGACTCAATTTGGTTTGATGAAAAAGCCCAAGAAGGCGTGGAGATGCGAGCTATGTGGGGTCAGCACCACAGATGAGAGGGGTTTGAACATGCACCTTAGCGGTAAGAAGCACAAGGCCAAGGAAGCTCAGAGAGCTGAGAAGATTGGTAAGAGCACAAGTTCATCACTGTCACCAATGAAAAGTAATATGAATGTGAAGTCTATAGAAACTGAAACTATCATTACCACAACTTCAGGGTTGGATGCAAAACCAGATATCCAGACACATCATGCCTTGGTAGAGGGAGGCATGACTCAGAACAATGTTGATGCAGTGGAAGGTGAAACTATCATTACCACAACTTCAGGGTTGGATGCAAAACCAGATATCCAGACACATCTCATTACCGCAACTCTAGGGTTCGATGCAAAACCAGATATCCAGACACATCATGCCTTGGTAGTGGGAGGCATGACTCAGAACAATGTTGATGCAGTGGAAGGTGAAACTATCATTTCCACAACTTCAGGGTTGGATGCAAAACCAGACATCCAGACACATCTCATTACCGCAACTCTAGGGTTGGATGCAAAACCAGATATCCAGACACATCATGCCTTGGTAGTTGGAGGCATGACTCAGAACAATGTTGATGCAGTGGAAGGTGCAAAAGAGGAGCAAGCAGTTCAGAAAAGCCAGAGCATGGGTGTTTCTGAGATCAAAGAAGTATCAACTAAGGAAGCTGGGAAAACAAACGCATTTGTAGGGAGGAAGAGGAAGTTCTGGTGTGACATTTGTGGAATTAGTACTCTGTCTCAAGGTGTGATGGAAAACCACAAAAGAGGGCGAAAACATCGGAGAAGAATGGAGAATACGATGAGTCAAAACAATGGGTGTGCCCCTCACACATCATCTGCAGATAACTTTTCATGTTCTGAGAAAGTTCATCTAGTTGCTGGTTCAAAAGAAGATACAGTGGATGAAGGACTATGA